In the genome of Salinirussus salinus, one region contains:
- a CDS encoding diphthine--ammonia ligase, producing MTDAGSATDDAGTDAGAWASLFSGGKDSSWALYRALERGLPVERLVTVHPDGDSYMYHVPETRLAGLAAESIGIPLLEVEPGDLGAETAADSGRQGDVELEPLEAALRELDAELPGGIAGLTAGAVESEYQTSRVEAMADRLGADVFAPLWQRDPRELAEAMLDAGFEVTIIQVAAAGLDESWLGRRLDAGALAELEELNEDYGVHVLGEGGEFETLVTDGPHMDRPLELEYTTEWEGTRGRVRVEDAWLGE from the coding sequence ATGACCGACGCGGGGAGCGCGACCGACGACGCCGGGACCGACGCGGGCGCCTGGGCGAGTCTCTTCTCGGGCGGCAAGGACTCCTCGTGGGCGCTGTACCGGGCGCTTGAGCGTGGCCTGCCAGTCGAGCGACTGGTCACCGTCCACCCCGACGGCGACTCCTACATGTACCACGTCCCGGAGACGCGGCTGGCCGGCCTGGCCGCCGAGAGCATCGGGATCCCGCTGCTGGAGGTCGAGCCCGGCGACCTCGGCGCGGAGACAGCCGCCGACAGCGGCCGACAGGGCGACGTCGAACTCGAACCGCTGGAGGCCGCGCTCCGGGAACTCGACGCCGAACTGCCGGGGGGGATCGCCGGGCTGACCGCCGGCGCCGTCGAGAGCGAGTACCAGACCTCCCGGGTCGAGGCGATGGCCGACCGGCTCGGCGCCGACGTGTTCGCGCCGCTGTGGCAGCGTGACCCCCGGGAACTCGCGGAGGCGATGCTCGACGCTGGCTTCGAGGTCACCATCATCCAGGTGGCTGCTGCGGGCCTCGACGAGTCCTGGCTGGGCCGGCGACTCGACGCCGGGGCGCTGGCGGAGCTGGAGGAGCTGAACGAGGACTACGGGGTGCACGTCCTCGGGGAGGGCGGGGAGTTCGAGACGCTCGTGACCGACGGCCCCCACATGGACCGACCCCTCGAGCTCGAGTACACGACGGAGTGGGAGGGGACCCGCGGGCGGGTCCGGGTCGAGGACGCCTGGCTGGGGGAGTAG
- the nikR gene encoding nickel-responsive transcriptional regulator NikR, whose product MTVVSVSMPDELLERIDAFAEEHGYTGRSEVVREAARNLLGEFDDEGLEGRDLMGLVTVIFDYEATDIEQRLMHLRHDHDDLVVSHVHNHVGDHYCMELFILEGDLEDISAFVGQVRATQEILSVDYSVTPVDQVGRLV is encoded by the coding sequence ATGACCGTTGTCAGCGTCTCGATGCCGGACGAGTTGCTCGAGCGCATCGACGCCTTCGCCGAGGAGCACGGCTACACCGGCCGCAGCGAGGTCGTGCGGGAGGCCGCCCGCAACCTGCTCGGGGAATTCGACGACGAGGGACTCGAGGGCCGGGACCTGATGGGGCTCGTGACGGTCATCTTCGACTACGAGGCCACGGACATCGAGCAGCGGCTGATGCACCTCCGTCACGACCACGACGACCTCGTGGTCTCGCACGTCCACAACCACGTCGGCGACCACTACTGCATGGAGCTGTTCATCCTCGAGGGTGACCTGGAGGACATCTCGGCGTTCGTCGGCCAGGTCCGCGCCACCCAGGAGATCCTCTCGGTCGACTACAGCGTCACACCCGTCGACCAGGTCGGCCGGCTGGTCTGA
- a CDS encoding HVO_0416 family zinc finger protein: MASAPSSDDMFDEFLSRRGHETEPAGWEESYNKKQCPDCGGLHGSDATRCSVCGWSPV; the protein is encoded by the coding sequence ATGGCGTCCGCACCGAGCAGCGACGACATGTTCGACGAGTTCCTCTCGCGGCGCGGTCACGAGACCGAGCCTGCCGGCTGGGAGGAGAGTTACAACAAAAAGCAGTGTCCGGACTGTGGCGGTCTCCACGGAAGCGACGCGACACGATGCTCGGTCTGCGGCTGGTCCCCGGTATAG
- a CDS encoding PadR family transcriptional regulator — protein MSGEDSHTAAVYDDGIPAATPRLLRRVRETGRDDTPEEVLAAVTDDAVDADVAFDEELVTCSLDELLLALVALRDDGTHGTGLIDDLGDLFDVEPSPGTVYPRLHDLDAGGTLSRHDLVRTKQYAVDDAGAARERLESAMHQHLAVGLFLAAALETV, from the coding sequence ATGTCGGGCGAGGACAGTCACACGGCGGCGGTGTACGACGACGGGATCCCGGCAGCGACGCCCCGCCTCCTGCGGCGCGTCCGGGAGACCGGACGCGACGACACGCCGGAAGAGGTCCTGGCGGCAGTCACCGACGACGCCGTCGACGCGGACGTCGCGTTCGACGAGGAACTCGTCACGTGCAGTCTCGACGAACTCCTGCTCGCGCTCGTCGCGCTCCGCGACGACGGCACGCACGGGACCGGTCTGATCGACGACCTGGGAGACCTGTTCGACGTCGAACCGAGCCCGGGGACGGTCTACCCCCGGCTCCACGACCTCGACGCCGGCGGTACGCTCTCGCGACACGACCTCGTCCGGACGAAGCAGTACGCTGTCGACGACGCGGGGGCGGCCCGGGAGCGGCTCGAGTCCGCGATGCACCAGCATCTGGCCGTCGGACTGTTCCTCGCGGCCGCACTCGAAACGGTGTAA
- a CDS encoding ArsR/SmtB family transcription factor, which translates to MDDDRPIEDILDTIGDEHARRVLAAISREPKPAKELAEECDLSLPTIYRRVEMLEEHDLVKDRTLVADDGNHYKVYECNFESTVISLDDDEYRVRIYREENLPDRFSQLWDDLSPD; encoded by the coding sequence GTGGACGACGACAGACCCATCGAGGACATTCTGGACACCATCGGCGACGAGCACGCGCGGCGGGTGCTGGCTGCCATCAGCCGGGAGCCCAAGCCGGCGAAGGAGCTCGCCGAGGAGTGTGACCTGTCGCTGCCGACCATCTACCGCCGCGTCGAGATGCTCGAGGAGCACGACCTCGTGAAAGACCGGACGCTGGTCGCCGACGACGGCAACCACTACAAGGTCTACGAGTGTAACTTCGAGAGCACCGTCATCTCCCTGGACGACGACGAGTACCGGGTCCGGATCTACCGGGAGGAGAACCTCCCCGACCGGTTCAGCCAGCTCTGGGACGACCTCAGCCCCGACTGA
- a CDS encoding DUF7521 family protein — protein sequence MVDAATVARGVLLLMRFVVFGLSLGLTVISFQAYRKRPSQRLQYAFLGFAFLSMGVAMSSVITQLGAGADELVRVFFQMAGALPLIIGFSMLYLSLYR from the coding sequence ATGGTCGACGCCGCCACGGTCGCGAGGGGGGTCCTGCTGCTCATGCGCTTTGTCGTGTTCGGGCTCTCGCTGGGCCTCACGGTCATCAGCTTCCAGGCCTACCGCAAGCGCCCCTCACAGCGCCTGCAGTACGCCTTTCTCGGGTTCGCCTTCCTCAGCATGGGCGTGGCGATGAGCAGCGTCATCACCCAGCTCGGCGCCGGGGCTGACGAGCTCGTCCGCGTCTTCTTCCAGATGGCCGGGGCGCTCCCCCTCATCATCGGGTTCAGCATGCTGTATCTCTCCCTGTACCGGTGA
- a CDS encoding UvrD-helicase domain-containing protein has product MTEPSPEVIRLFGGPGSGKTTALLDRVEQLLEDNDDVEVRDVLVVSYTRAAAAEIRERLAERLDTSPRSLRGNVSTMHAKAYDLLNLSRGDVVGESDKEEFCDEFGIDYEDEYEGSRRRSARSTTLGNKVIATSQWLQRTSRDVADWYDVPFQWDDKEVRLPPEIDDNAQTGNKYTPTWPSDDDRLDIPEAIRAWRTYKGEHDLVGFADMLERVKQRSLLPSVDYLVIDEFQDITTLQYEVYEEWRPHMKRVLIAGDDDQVVYAWQGADPDLLLDETVTDDVILPNSYRLPSRILDVVNQEVSHIEKRQEKDLEPRKEGGTVEAVSRPSMLDLVRNVRATVEDDDGTLMILFRARYQMFQFIDEFIDEGIPFACLTDQRMWTDRLCQYVDAIEALADEEPVTGLQARRLADMLADSAFGTGDRDELFDELDQLEEESGVEDITDLRVDPETIREHAPFTPEPPAAADMLRKVTNFQERSVDAYFNGTYEGMDRDRVRLGTIHSAKGREADHVFVATDLTEKVVEQMAATVEQEGRDVPGDGEFTKHTDPVPTLTDNERRVFYVGMSRARERLVLLENLVDGAPTLPVDVLLYNEPSERGIEEVLDADAPVAGR; this is encoded by the coding sequence ATGACCGAGCCCAGTCCAGAGGTCATCCGCCTGTTCGGCGGTCCCGGCAGCGGGAAGACGACCGCGTTGCTGGACCGCGTCGAACAGTTACTCGAGGACAACGACGACGTCGAGGTGCGGGACGTCCTCGTCGTCTCGTACACGCGTGCGGCGGCTGCCGAGATCCGCGAGCGCCTGGCCGAGCGCCTCGACACCTCCCCCCGGTCGCTCCGGGGCAACGTCTCGACGATGCACGCCAAGGCCTACGACCTGCTGAATCTCTCGCGGGGGGACGTCGTCGGCGAGTCCGACAAGGAGGAGTTCTGTGACGAGTTCGGCATCGACTACGAGGACGAGTACGAGGGGTCCCGGCGCCGGTCGGCCCGGTCGACGACACTCGGCAACAAGGTGATCGCCACCAGCCAGTGGCTCCAGCGCACCTCCCGGGACGTCGCCGACTGGTACGACGTCCCCTTCCAGTGGGACGACAAGGAGGTCCGCCTCCCCCCCGAGATCGACGACAACGCCCAGACCGGCAACAAGTACACCCCGACCTGGCCCTCCGACGACGACCGGCTGGACATCCCCGAGGCGATCCGCGCCTGGCGCACCTACAAGGGCGAGCACGACCTCGTGGGCTTTGCGGACATGCTCGAGCGGGTCAAGCAGCGCTCGCTCCTCCCGAGTGTCGACTACCTCGTGATCGACGAGTTCCAGGACATCACCACCCTCCAGTACGAGGTCTACGAGGAGTGGCGCCCGCACATGAAGCGGGTGCTGATCGCCGGCGACGACGACCAGGTGGTGTACGCCTGGCAGGGCGCGGACCCGGACCTCTTGCTCGACGAGACGGTCACCGACGACGTCATCCTCCCCAACTCCTACCGCCTGCCCTCCCGCATCCTCGACGTCGTGAACCAGGAGGTCAGCCACATCGAGAAACGCCAGGAGAAGGACCTGGAGCCCCGCAAGGAGGGCGGGACCGTCGAGGCGGTCTCGCGGCCGTCGATGCTCGACCTGGTCCGGAACGTCCGCGCGACCGTCGAGGACGACGACGGCACGCTGATGATCCTCTTCCGGGCGCGCTACCAGATGTTCCAGTTCATCGACGAGTTCATCGACGAGGGGATCCCCTTCGCCTGCCTGACCGACCAGCGGATGTGGACCGACCGCCTGTGCCAGTACGTCGACGCCATCGAGGCGCTGGCCGACGAGGAACCGGTGACGGGGCTGCAGGCCCGCCGGCTGGCGGACATGCTCGCCGACTCCGCGTTCGGGACGGGCGACCGCGACGAACTGTTCGACGAACTGGACCAGCTAGAGGAGGAAAGCGGCGTCGAGGACATCACGGACCTGCGGGTCGACCCCGAGACGATCCGGGAACACGCCCCCTTCACCCCCGAGCCGCCCGCCGCGGCCGACATGCTCCGGAAGGTCACGAACTTCCAGGAGCGCTCCGTGGACGCCTACTTCAACGGTACCTACGAGGGGATGGACCGGGACCGCGTGCGCCTGGGAACGATCCACTCGGCGAAGGGCCGGGAGGCCGACCACGTCTTCGTCGCCACCGACCTCACCGAGAAGGTCGTCGAGCAGATGGCCGCCACCGTCGAGCAGGAGGGTCGGGACGTTCCCGGCGACGGGGAGTTCACCAAGCACACCGACCCCGTCCCGACGCTGACCGACAACGAACGTCGCGTGTTCTACGTCGGGATGTCCCGGGCCCGCGAGCGGCTGGTCCTGCTCGAGAACCTGGTCGACGGCGCCCCCACCCTTCCCGTCGACGTCCTGCTGTACAACGAGCCCAGCGAGCGCGGCATCGAGGAGGTCCTCGACGCCGACGCCCCGGTCGCCGGGCGGTAA
- a CDS encoding DUF7533 family protein, with protein MSRGIIGLVQLAATLVLAIPVALLGLQFLTRGELLAGAAFLAIAAGMVLVEEYLVTPRDVPGMVAERVVGRVAKRPEESDRET; from the coding sequence GTGAGCCGGGGTATCATCGGGCTGGTCCAGCTCGCCGCCACGCTCGTCCTCGCGATTCCGGTGGCGCTGCTGGGGCTCCAGTTCCTGACCCGTGGGGAGCTTCTGGCCGGCGCTGCCTTCCTCGCCATCGCCGCCGGGATGGTGCTGGTCGAGGAGTATCTCGTCACGCCACGGGACGTGCCGGGGATGGTGGCCGAGCGGGTCGTCGGCCGGGTCGCGAAGCGGCCCGAGGAATCGGACCGCGAGACGTGA
- a CDS encoding riboflavin synthase, with amino-acid sequence MFTGIVEETGEVLAVVDEPEGRRLRLGTSFEGLTRGQSISVSGACLTAEDHGEGWFEVFLASETVDRTYLGTVGEGDRVNLERALPAEGRLDGHFVQGHVDGTGEVLGVERVGDDWYFEFSLPGDQARYVVEKGSIAVDGVSLTVADRREDAFTVAIIPETYEVTTLSEKSVGDPVHLEVDVVAKYVESLLDAGMVERLAESVER; translated from the coding sequence ATGTTCACGGGGATCGTCGAGGAGACCGGGGAGGTGCTCGCCGTGGTGGACGAGCCCGAGGGGCGACGGCTCCGGCTCGGCACCAGCTTTGAGGGGCTCACCCGGGGCCAGAGTATCAGCGTCAGCGGCGCCTGCCTGACCGCCGAGGACCACGGCGAAGGGTGGTTCGAGGTCTTCCTTGCCAGCGAGACCGTCGACCGGACCTACCTCGGCACAGTCGGCGAGGGCGACCGCGTCAACCTCGAGCGCGCGCTCCCGGCAGAGGGCCGGCTGGACGGCCACTTCGTGCAGGGCCACGTCGACGGGACCGGCGAGGTGCTGGGGGTCGAGCGCGTCGGCGACGACTGGTACTTCGAGTTCTCCCTGCCCGGCGACCAGGCCAGATACGTCGTCGAGAAGGGCTCCATCGCGGTCGACGGGGTCAGCCTCACCGTCGCCGACCGCCGGGAGGACGCGTTCACGGTCGCCATCATCCCCGAGACCTACGAGGTGACGACCCTCTCGGAGAAGTCGGTCGGCGACCCGGTCCACCTGGAGGTCGACGTGGTCGCGAAGTACGTCGAGAGCCTCCTCGACGCGGGGATGGTCGAGCGCCTGGCCGAGAGTGTCGAGCGATAA
- a CDS encoding NADPH-dependent FMN reductase, which translates to MSEHTHVVALCGSQAENSVTRVAVEEALEAAAAAGASTELLDLRQWDLPTFDADDRDAGDAPAFRQRVREADAVLLGTPMYHGSYASPLKTALDYCGFDEFEDTTVGLLAVAGGSFPLPALAHLREVCRALEAWTLPTQVAVPDSHAAVEDGRLADEGIAERTATLGRELAAYANVSAYPDCPSAPAPAVGD; encoded by the coding sequence ATGAGCGAACACACACATGTTGTCGCACTCTGTGGCAGTCAGGCCGAGAACAGCGTCACGCGGGTCGCCGTCGAGGAGGCACTGGAGGCCGCCGCGGCGGCGGGCGCGTCGACGGAACTGCTCGACCTCAGGCAGTGGGACCTGCCGACCTTCGACGCCGACGACCGGGACGCCGGCGACGCGCCGGCGTTCCGGCAACGCGTCCGGGAGGCCGACGCGGTCCTGCTGGGGACGCCGATGTACCACGGCTCCTACGCCTCGCCGCTGAAGACCGCGCTCGACTACTGCGGGTTCGACGAGTTCGAGGACACGACCGTGGGGCTGCTGGCTGTGGCCGGCGGGAGCTTCCCGCTGCCCGCTCTGGCACACCTCCGGGAGGTCTGTCGCGCACTCGAGGCGTGGACGCTGCCGACCCAGGTCGCCGTGCCGGACTCCCACGCCGCGGTCGAGGACGGCCGCCTGGCCGACGAGGGCATCGCCGAGCGGACGGCCACGCTGGGGCGGGAACTGGCCGCCTACGCCAACGTCTCCGCGTATCCGGACTGCCCCTCGGCGCCCGCGCCCGCAGTCGGGGACTGA
- a CDS encoding DUF7351 domain-containing protein, whose translation MGRERDGEPDTSTAEAISVVAQETRLGVLRALWDAENHALRFSELRRAVGVRDTGKFNYHLSKLEGQFLAHVDDRYELLYPGHRVIDAVQSGVFEEEVADRSVPLSETCPDCDAQLAFTYEEFLARIRCRECSQTVLGYPFDPGGFAGREGEAVARAFDTRTRRYWLSATAGVCPVCAGPTDAGLVADATTLQALERYEKHYASDQPALVSVDCDHCSFYSYVPTGVLALGHPGVVGRLHDHGVDSRDRPLWSFDCLVDADCVDLAATDPREVAVTVTAGDGPDGRVTVDEMATVTGVEWG comes from the coding sequence ATGGGACGCGAACGGGACGGCGAGCCCGACACCAGTACGGCGGAGGCCATCTCGGTCGTCGCCCAGGAGACACGGCTGGGGGTTCTCCGGGCGCTGTGGGACGCCGAGAACCACGCCCTCCGGTTCTCGGAGCTCCGGCGGGCGGTCGGCGTCCGCGATACGGGGAAGTTCAACTACCACCTCTCGAAGCTCGAGGGGCAGTTCCTCGCCCACGTCGACGACCGGTACGAACTGCTCTACCCCGGCCACCGCGTCATCGACGCGGTCCAGAGCGGCGTCTTCGAGGAGGAAGTCGCGGACCGCTCGGTTCCGCTGTCGGAGACCTGTCCCGACTGCGACGCGCAACTGGCGTTTACCTACGAGGAGTTTCTCGCCCGGATACGGTGTCGGGAGTGTTCACAGACGGTCCTGGGCTACCCGTTCGACCCCGGCGGATTCGCCGGTCGCGAGGGCGAGGCGGTGGCCCGGGCGTTCGACACGCGGACCCGGCGGTACTGGCTGTCGGCGACCGCGGGGGTCTGTCCGGTGTGTGCCGGGCCGACCGACGCCGGGCTGGTCGCCGATGCGACCACGCTCCAGGCGCTCGAGCGCTACGAGAAACACTACGCCAGCGACCAGCCGGCGCTCGTCTCGGTCGACTGTGACCACTGCAGTTTCTACAGCTACGTCCCGACCGGGGTCCTCGCGCTCGGGCACCCGGGAGTGGTCGGCCGGCTGCACGACCACGGGGTCGACAGCCGGGACCGGCCGCTCTGGTCGTTCGACTGTCTGGTCGACGCCGACTGCGTCGACCTCGCCGCCACGGACCCCCGGGAGGTGGCCGTCACGGTCACCGCTGGCGACGGCCCGGACGGGCGCGTCACCGTCGACGAGATGGCTACAGTCACCGGCGTGGAGTGGGGATAG
- a CDS encoding ATP-binding protein yields the protein MPFVLGRRSGDEGGPAGVLGHFLARDGSHGAEVRVDLDGPHASLVVGKRGTGKSYTVGVLAEALAGTAGVAPVVVDPMGVFGGLADCGATVVGEPAVAAGALSPRAWCDLLSLSPEGSVGGLVWEAATAADTLAGMREAVDGAEAPARDRRAAANHLRLAASWGVFDPEGLEAGRLAEPGGTVLDVSGLAPAPTNAVARAAADALYRARVEGELARLPWLLVDEAHALFSGVAGPGLERLLTRGRAPGVSLVAATQRPSALPGVAVSQSDLLVAHRLTSGADIEALRRTRPTYLDDLDDRLPDGTGEALVVDEATETAHTVSVRERETPHAGDSPSASSLSEEVG from the coding sequence GTGCCGTTCGTACTCGGGCGCCGGAGCGGGGACGAGGGCGGGCCGGCTGGAGTGCTGGGTCACTTCCTGGCCCGCGACGGGAGCCACGGGGCGGAGGTCCGGGTGGACCTCGACGGGCCACACGCGTCACTGGTCGTCGGCAAGCGCGGGACCGGGAAGTCCTACACCGTCGGGGTCCTGGCGGAGGCGCTGGCCGGCACGGCGGGCGTCGCGCCCGTCGTGGTCGATCCGATGGGGGTCTTCGGCGGGCTGGCCGACTGTGGCGCGACCGTCGTCGGGGAGCCGGCCGTCGCCGCCGGGGCGCTGTCCCCGCGGGCGTGGTGTGACCTGCTCTCGCTGTCCCCGGAGGGGAGCGTCGGCGGGCTGGTCTGGGAGGCCGCCACGGCCGCGGACACGCTCGCCGGCATGCGCGAGGCCGTCGACGGGGCGGAGGCGCCAGCGCGTGACCGCCGCGCCGCCGCGAACCACCTCCGGCTCGCAGCGTCGTGGGGCGTCTTCGACCCCGAAGGGCTGGAAGCCGGGAGGCTGGCCGAGCCGGGCGGGACGGTGCTCGACGTCTCGGGGCTGGCGCCCGCACCGACGAACGCGGTCGCCCGCGCAGCCGCGGACGCGCTCTACCGGGCCCGCGTCGAGGGGGAACTCGCCCGTCTGCCCTGGCTGCTGGTCGACGAGGCCCACGCTCTCTTCTCGGGGGTGGCGGGCCCCGGCCTCGAGCGGCTGCTCACCCGCGGGCGGGCGCCGGGAGTCAGCCTCGTCGCCGCCACACAGCGCCCCAGCGCGCTCCCGGGGGTCGCGGTCTCCCAGTCGGACCTGCTGGTCGCTCACCGGCTCACCTCGGGCGCCGACATCGAGGCGCTCCGGCGGACCCGACCCACCTATCTCGACGACCTCGACGACCGGCTCCCCGACGGGACCGGCGAGGCGCTGGTCGTCGACGAGGCCACCGAGACCGCACACACCGTGAGCGTTCGCGAGCGGGAGACGCCGCACGCCGGGGACAGCCCCAGCGCGAGCAGCCTGAGCGAGGAGGTGGGCTGA
- a CDS encoding NUDIX domain-containing protein → MATAVVTCFLRNDAEVLLFRRSETVGSYQGLWGGVAGHAEGDPDVAARREVREETGIDPETLAFVRAGDPFEVRDDEGEWLVHPYLFDCPTRAVEPNWETETHEWVPPTAILRRETVTDLWESYDRIRPRVETVAGDTEHGAAYLSVRALEVLRDEAALRVEGAADDSDGSGAGWQRLGALARELATARPAMPVVANRVDRAVHAADERTAAALEAAAEAGIERALRADGRAAASAAERAGGRVATLSRSGTVRETLARAEPDAVLVAESRPGREGVGVAEATADSLDAAVALTTDAAFPHQLVEWGADTLLVGADAVLPDGRVVNKAGTRGAALSAAREGVDVVVAGSVDKVRRDGVVDLEPRDPGEVYGNSESGDGVPDLDVLNPTFDVTPADAVTVVGEGGEFDPVEVAAAHRRRAAWRTGDAGDGTDTG, encoded by the coding sequence ATGGCGACGGCGGTCGTGACCTGCTTTCTGCGCAACGACGCGGAGGTACTCCTGTTTCGCCGGAGCGAGACGGTAGGCTCGTACCAGGGGCTGTGGGGTGGGGTCGCGGGCCACGCCGAGGGTGACCCCGACGTGGCGGCCCGTCGGGAGGTCCGCGAGGAGACGGGGATCGACCCAGAGACCCTCGCCTTCGTCCGGGCCGGCGACCCCTTCGAAGTCCGCGACGACGAGGGGGAGTGGCTAGTCCACCCCTACCTGTTCGACTGCCCGACCCGAGCGGTCGAGCCCAACTGGGAGACCGAGACCCACGAGTGGGTCCCGCCGACCGCGATCCTCCGGCGGGAGACAGTCACGGACCTCTGGGAGTCCTACGACCGGATACGCCCGCGCGTTGAGACGGTCGCCGGGGACACCGAGCACGGCGCGGCCTACCTCTCCGTGCGAGCCCTAGAGGTGCTCCGGGACGAGGCGGCCCTGCGAGTCGAGGGGGCGGCGGACGACAGCGACGGGAGCGGTGCCGGCTGGCAGCGGCTGGGCGCCCTCGCCCGCGAGCTCGCGACCGCCCGGCCGGCGATGCCCGTGGTCGCCAACCGGGTCGACCGCGCGGTCCACGCGGCCGACGAGCGGACGGCGGCAGCCCTGGAGGCGGCCGCGGAGGCCGGCATCGAGCGGGCGCTCCGGGCCGACGGGCGGGCGGCCGCGAGCGCGGCCGAACGCGCCGGCGGCCGGGTCGCGACGCTCTCGCGGTCGGGCACCGTCCGGGAAACCCTCGCCCGCGCCGAGCCCGACGCGGTGCTGGTCGCCGAGTCCCGGCCCGGACGCGAGGGGGTCGGGGTCGCCGAGGCGACTGCCGACTCGCTCGACGCGGCAGTCGCGCTCACCACGGACGCCGCCTTCCCCCACCAGCTGGTCGAGTGGGGGGCCGACACCCTGCTGGTCGGCGCCGACGCGGTCCTCCCGGACGGCCGCGTCGTCAACAAGGCCGGAACCCGCGGGGCCGCCCTCTCGGCGGCCCGGGAGGGGGTCGACGTCGTCGTGGCGGGGTCGGTCGACAAGGTCCGCCGGGACGGGGTCGTCGACCTCGAACCCCGCGACCCCGGGGAGGTCTACGGGAACAGCGAGAGCGGCGACGGGGTGCCGGACCTCGACGTCCTGAACCCGACCTTCGACGTGACGCCGGCCGACGCGGTGACGGTTGTCGGCGAGGGCGGGGAGTTCGACCCGGTCGAGGTCGCCGCCGCCCACCGCCGGCGCGCCGCGTGGCGGACCGGGGACGCCGGGGACGGCACTGACACCGGATAG
- a CDS encoding metallophosphoesterase family protein, which produces MELAIISDTHIPSRSSAIPEGFRDRLRRADRVVHAGDFDSSAALADVEGLAADLTAVAGNTDPDLGLPRTATLEVGDVTLAVTHGAGSPRGYEGRLAAAGREAGADVVVGGHTHELLDTTRDGLRLLNPGSATGAWPADLATMLTVRPDGDGLEVERYESW; this is translated from the coding sequence ATGGAACTGGCGATCATCAGCGACACCCACATCCCCTCGCGCTCGTCGGCTATCCCGGAAGGCTTCCGGGACCGGCTTCGCCGGGCCGACCGGGTGGTCCACGCCGGCGACTTCGACAGTTCCGCGGCGCTGGCGGACGTGGAGGGTCTCGCCGCGGACCTGACGGCGGTCGCCGGCAACACCGACCCCGACCTCGGGCTGCCGCGGACTGCGACCCTCGAGGTCGGCGACGTCACGCTCGCGGTCACCCACGGCGCCGGCTCGCCGCGGGGGTACGAGGGACGGCTGGCGGCGGCCGGCCGGGAGGCCGGGGCGGACGTCGTGGTCGGCGGCCACACCCACGAGCTTCTGGATACGACCCGCGACGGACTGCGGCTGCTCAACCCCGGTAGCGCCACCGGCGCCTGGCCGGCCGACCTGGCGACCATGCTGACCGTCCGGCCCGACGGCGACGGCCTCGAGGTCGAGCGCTACGAATCCTGGTGA
- a CDS encoding amphi-Trp domain-containing protein → MEDVLFESESKQSRAEIADYLRRVADSLEAGDDITLRAGDQSVTLAPPPTAEFEVKAEREHAGDGTPGELSVEFEVEWDEDSEGGSGGGDLTIE, encoded by the coding sequence ATGGAAGACGTCCTCTTCGAGTCCGAGAGCAAGCAGTCCCGTGCGGAGATCGCCGACTACCTGCGGCGGGTCGCCGACAGCCTGGAGGCCGGCGACGACATCACGCTGCGGGCCGGCGACCAGTCGGTCACCCTCGCGCCACCCCCGACCGCCGAGTTCGAGGTGAAAGCCGAGCGCGAACACGCCGGCGACGGCACGCCGGGCGAACTCAGCGTCGAGTTCGAGGTCGAGTGGGACGAGGACAGCGAGGGCGGAAGCGGCGGTGGCGACCTGACGATCGAGTAG